DNA from Daucus carota subsp. sativus chromosome 1, DH1 v3.0, whole genome shotgun sequence:
GCTCCTCCACTCCATGTGCGTGGTCTTCTCCCTTCTCATGGGCCTCTCTGCATGGCTCGTCTGGGCTGAAGGCGGCTTCCATACCAAACCTCGAGCTGCTGCTATGTACTTGGCTCAACTTGGTCTCAGCTTGGCGTGGGATCCGGTTATGTTCTGGATGGGAGCGAGTCGAGTCGGGCTGGCGGTGTGTTTGGCGTTGTTAGTGTCGGTTTTTCAGTGTTTTCGGGTGTTCAAGAATGTGAATCCTATAGCTGGGGCGCTTGTCAAACCTTGCCTGGCTTGGGTTGGATATCTTACGGCTGTAAATCTTAAACTTGTGTACCTCTAAACATTCCAGTTTTTATCCATCTCTTATTATCAACATCATAGCTTATGAATATGAGTTCTTTAGTATTTTTCCGTGTTCTTTAGTACCGCGTTACGACTACCATAATTTGCCTGggttttatttagaattttttgcAGACTGAGCTTTAGTAATATAAACCAGTAGTGGATAATGAGCATACAAGATATTAACATGCATTCT
Protein-coding regions in this window:
- the LOC108205319 gene encoding translocator protein homolog is translated as MDSSQELKHRTTTQTPQDQSTTTTSNAPSQKKKAMAKRGLRSLALALALPLSMTLANIYMFGRPGSVGQTFRNVSKPSWFPPLWLLHSMCVVFSLLMGLSAWLVWAEGGFHTKPRAAAMYLAQLGLSLAWDPVMFWMGASRVGLAVCLALLVSVFQCFRVFKNVNPIAGALVKPCLAWVGYLTAVNLKLVYL